A window from Enterocloster bolteae encodes these proteins:
- a CDS encoding cob(I)yrinic acid a,c-diamide adenosyltransferase, with product MMKESMIQVICGPGRGKTTSAIGRGLTALTKGKCVYMVQFLKGALDVDNMEIIQRLEPEFKIFRFEKTPVFFDRLTEEEKAEARICILNGLNFARKVLVTGECDVLILDEILGILDEGVISGEELCAIIAQARNAQIQLILTGTIYPDCLNGHVDEVTRIQTRYE from the coding sequence ATGATGAAAGAGAGCATGATACAGGTTATCTGTGGACCGGGACGCGGTAAGACCACCAGTGCCATTGGAAGGGGATTAACCGCGCTGACCAAGGGAAAGTGTGTCTATATGGTACAGTTCCTTAAGGGCGCCCTGGATGTAGATAACATGGAAATCATACAGCGTCTGGAACCGGAATTTAAAATTTTCAGATTTGAGAAGACACCTGTTTTCTTTGACCGGCTGACGGAAGAGGAGAAGGCAGAGGCAAGAATCTGTATCCTGAACGGCCTGAATTTTGCCAGGAAGGTTCTGGTGACAGGGGAGTGTGATGTGCTTATCCTGGATGAGATTCTGGGAATCCTGGACGAGGGAGTGATATCAGGCGAGGAGCTGTGCGCCATCATAGCCCAGGCCAGGAACGCGCAGATACAGCTGATCCTCACAGGGACCATATATCCGGATTGCCTGAACGGCCATGTGGATGAGGTCACAAGGATTCAGACAAGATATGAGTGA
- the dapA gene encoding 4-hydroxy-tetrahydrodipicolinate synthase — MALFEGAGVALVTPFKENGEVNYEKLEEIVEEQIAGGTDAIIACGTTGEASTMTHEEHLDVIEYICRVTKKRIPVVAGTGSNCTETAVYLSAEAEKRGADGLLLVSPYYNKATQKGLMAHFTAVADAVKIPVILYNIPGRTGVTIKPETIAALCRDVDNIVGVKEASGNFSAIATLMSLSDGKVDLYSGNDDQIVPLLSLGGKGVISVLSNVAPRQTHDICASYFAGDVKTSAALQLKAIPLITELFSEVNPIPVKAAMNMMGKGVGPLRMPLTEMEPQNQEKLKKAMTAYGIL, encoded by the coding sequence ATGGCACTTTTTGAAGGAGCAGGTGTAGCACTGGTGACCCCGTTTAAGGAAAACGGTGAAGTGAATTACGAAAAACTGGAGGAGATCGTAGAAGAGCAGATTGCAGGAGGCACAGACGCCATCATTGCCTGCGGTACCACAGGCGAAGCCTCCACCATGACCCATGAAGAACATCTGGATGTGATTGAGTACATCTGCAGGGTGACAAAGAAACGGATTCCTGTGGTTGCAGGAACCGGCTCAAACTGTACGGAGACAGCTGTCTATCTCTCTGCAGAGGCAGAAAAAAGAGGGGCGGACGGGCTTCTTCTGGTGTCTCCATATTATAACAAGGCTACCCAGAAGGGACTTATGGCCCATTTTACGGCTGTTGCGGACGCTGTAAAGATTCCCGTTATCCTCTATAATATACCGGGCAGGACAGGCGTCACCATTAAGCCTGAGACCATTGCGGCCCTGTGCAGGGACGTGGATAATATTGTGGGTGTAAAGGAGGCCAGCGGCAACTTTTCAGCCATTGCCACTCTTATGAGCCTGTCTGACGGCAAGGTGGATTTGTACTCAGGCAACGATGACCAGATTGTGCCCCTTCTCTCTCTGGGAGGCAAGGGTGTTATCTCCGTGCTGTCCAATGTGGCTCCACGCCAGACCCACGACATCTGCGCTTCCTACTTTGCGGGGGATGTTAAGACCAGCGCCGCCCTTCAGTTAAAGGCCATTCCGCTGATTACAGAGCTTTTTAGCGAGGTAAACCCCATTCCTGTAAAGGCGGCTATGAACATGATGGGCAAGGGAGTGGGACCTCTGCGCATGCCTTTGACTGAGATGGAGCCCCAGAATCAGGAGAAGCTTAAGAAGGCCATGACAGCTTACGGCATCCTGTAG
- the dapB gene encoding 4-hydroxy-tetrahydrodipicolinate reductase, which translates to MVKMIMHGCCGAMGHVITGLAAEDGEIRIVAGIDVREGTDLGYPVFPSLDQCSVEADVIVDFASPKAVDGLLAYSCREQVPVVLCTTGLSGEQLAAVEKASQVTAILRSANMSLGVNLLLKLVSDAARILAGSGFDMEIVEKHHNQKVDAPSGTALALADSMNQAMDGQYAYTCDRSTRREKRNPKEIGISSVRGGSIVGEHDVIFAGRDEVLTLSHTAYSKAIFAKGALEAAKFLAGKKPGMYSMTDVVDL; encoded by the coding sequence ATGGTAAAGATGATAATGCACGGCTGCTGCGGGGCCATGGGACATGTAATTACGGGACTGGCGGCAGAAGACGGGGAGATCCGGATTGTGGCAGGTATTGATGTACGGGAGGGAACGGATTTAGGATATCCCGTGTTCCCGTCCCTGGACCAGTGCAGTGTGGAGGCGGACGTGATTGTAGATTTTGCGTCTCCAAAGGCAGTGGACGGGCTTCTGGCTTACAGCTGCAGAGAGCAGGTTCCCGTGGTCCTCTGTACCACCGGGCTCTCCGGGGAGCAGCTTGCGGCAGTGGAAAAGGCCAGCCAGGTGACGGCAATCCTGCGTTCTGCCAACATGTCCCTGGGAGTAAACCTGCTGCTCAAACTGGTAAGTGACGCGGCCAGGATACTGGCAGGATCCGGTTTTGACATGGAAATCGTGGAAAAGCACCACAACCAGAAAGTGGACGCGCCCAGCGGCACAGCCCTGGCCCTGGCAGATTCCATGAACCAGGCCATGGACGGGCAGTATGCCTATACCTGTGACAGGAGTACCAGACGGGAAAAGAGAAATCCCAAAGAAATCGGAATTTCGTCTGTCAGAGGCGGTTCCATCGTGGGCGAGCACGACGTAATATTTGCGGGCAGGGACGAGGTGCTTACCTTAAGCCACACCGCATATTCCAAGGCTATTTTCGCCAAAGGCGCCCTGGAGGCAGCCAAATTCCTGGCCGGTAAGAAGCCGGGCATGTACTCCATGACGGACGTGGTGGATTTATAA
- the purC gene encoding phosphoribosylaminoimidazolesuccinocarboxamide synthase translates to MEKKEMLYEGKAKKVYTTEDPDVLIVSYKDDATAFNGLKKGTIVGKGAINNRMTNFIFKKLEEKGVPTHLVEELNDRETAVKKVEIVPLEVIIRNYSAGSFAKKMGMEEGIKFKCPTLEFSYKNDDLGDPFINSYYALALGLATQEEIDDITEYAFKVNEVLQEYFGGLNIDLIDFKIEFGRYHGKVILADEISPDTCRLWDKDTHEKLDKDRFRRDLGNVEDAYEEVFRRLGIQ, encoded by the coding sequence ATGGAAAAGAAAGAGATGCTCTACGAAGGAAAGGCTAAGAAGGTTTACACAACGGAGGACCCGGACGTGTTAATCGTGTCCTACAAGGATGATGCAACCGCATTCAACGGTCTTAAAAAGGGAACCATTGTTGGAAAGGGCGCCATCAACAACCGTATGACCAACTTCATTTTCAAGAAGCTGGAGGAGAAGGGGGTACCTACCCACCTGGTAGAAGAATTAAATGACAGGGAAACCGCTGTGAAGAAAGTGGAGATTGTACCTTTGGAGGTAATCATCCGCAACTACTCTGCGGGCAGCTTTGCCAAGAAAATGGGAATGGAGGAAGGCATCAAGTTCAAATGCCCGACTCTGGAATTCAGCTATAAGAACGACGACCTGGGCGACCCGTTTATCAACAGCTATTACGCGCTGGCTCTGGGACTTGCCACCCAGGAAGAGATTGACGATATCACCGAATATGCGTTTAAAGTAAACGAAGTGCTGCAGGAATATTTTGGCGGACTGAACATTGACCTGATTGATTTCAAGATAGAGTTTGGCCGCTATCACGGCAAGGTTATCCTGGCTGACGAGATTTCTCCTGATACATGCCGTCTCTGGGATAAGGATACCCATGAGAAGCTGGACAAGGACAGATTCAGAAGAGACCTGGGCAATGTAGAGGATGCATACGAAGAAGTATTCCGCAGACTGGGTATCCAGTAA
- the purF gene encoding amidophosphoribosyltransferase produces MNQNLMDFDIGADKLREECGVFGMYDFDGNDVVRTIYYGLFALQHRGQESCGIAVSDTEGPKGKAAVHKGMGLCNEVFTPEVLEGLRGNIGVGHVRYSTAGSSTRENAQPLVLNYVKGILGLAHNGNLVNAPELRHELEYTGAIFQTTIDSEVIAYHIARARIHTHNVESAVAAAMKKLKGAYSLVIMSPRKLIGARDPMGFKPLCIGKRDNAYILASETCALETIGAEFVRDVDPGEIVTITKDGISSDKGMCLSDPSGEARCIFEYIYFARPDSVFDGVSVYKARIQAGRFLAADSPVEADLVVGVPESGNAAALGYAMESGIPYGTAFVKNSYVGRTFIKPKQSSRESAVRIKLNVLKEAVSGKRVIMIDDSIVRGTTSALIVKMLRDAGAREVHVRISAPPFLHPCYFGTDIPSEDQLIAHGRTVDEVRQIIGADTLSFLRQERLSQMASERPVCTACFTGDYPMEPPSGDIRGSYEK; encoded by the coding sequence ATGAATCAGAACCTGATGGATTTTGATATTGGGGCGGATAAACTGCGTGAGGAGTGCGGGGTTTTCGGGATGTATGATTTTGATGGGAACGATGTGGTCCGGACCATATACTATGGGCTTTTTGCCCTGCAGCACCGGGGACAGGAAAGCTGCGGTATAGCGGTGAGCGACACAGAAGGGCCCAAGGGGAAGGCGGCGGTCCATAAGGGGATGGGCCTTTGCAACGAGGTATTTACACCGGAGGTGCTGGAAGGATTAAGGGGCAATATAGGAGTAGGCCATGTGCGGTATTCCACGGCCGGCAGCAGCACAAGGGAAAATGCACAGCCGTTGGTGCTTAATTATGTAAAAGGAATCCTGGGGCTGGCCCACAACGGCAACCTGGTCAATGCGCCTGAGCTGCGCCATGAGCTGGAGTACACAGGGGCTATTTTCCAGACTACCATTGACTCGGAGGTTATTGCCTACCACATAGCCAGGGCCAGGATTCATACCCATAATGTGGAGAGCGCGGTGGCCGCAGCCATGAAGAAGCTTAAGGGAGCCTACTCCCTGGTAATAATGAGTCCCCGCAAGCTGATTGGAGCAAGGGATCCCATGGGGTTCAAGCCCCTGTGTATCGGCAAACGGGATAATGCCTACATCCTGGCATCAGAGACATGTGCCCTGGAGACCATTGGGGCTGAATTTGTCCGGGATGTGGATCCGGGGGAAATCGTGACCATCACGAAAGACGGCATTTCCTCCGATAAGGGGATGTGCCTGTCCGACCCTTCCGGAGAAGCCAGATGTATCTTTGAGTATATTTATTTTGCCAGACCGGACAGTGTTTTTGACGGAGTCAGCGTTTATAAGGCCAGGATTCAGGCCGGCCGGTTCCTGGCAGCGGATTCACCGGTGGAGGCAGACCTGGTGGTGGGAGTGCCTGAATCCGGCAACGCGGCGGCTCTGGGCTATGCCATGGAATCCGGGATTCCATACGGAACTGCTTTTGTGAAGAATTCCTATGTGGGAAGGACTTTTATCAAGCCAAAGCAGAGCAGCAGGGAGTCTGCTGTACGCATCAAACTCAATGTGCTGAAGGAGGCGGTGAGCGGAAAGAGAGTCATTATGATAGATGATTCCATTGTCCGTGGAACCACCAGCGCTCTGATTGTGAAGATGCTGCGGGATGCGGGTGCCAGGGAGGTCCATGTGAGGATCAGTGCTCCGCCGTTTTTACACCCCTGTTATTTTGGAACGGATATTCCGTCGGAGGACCAGCTCATTGCCCATGGAAGGACTGTGGATGAAGTGAGGCAAATCATTGGGGCGGACACCCTTTCCTTTTTAAGACAGGAGCGGCTTTCCCAGATGGCATCTGAAAGGCCTGTCTGCACCGCATGTTTTACAGGGGATTACCCTATGGAGCCGCCTTCCGGGGACATCCGGGGAAGTTATGAGAAATAG
- the purB gene encoding adenylosuccinate lyase — MSDHDRYVSPLSERYASREMQYIFSPDMKFCTWRKLWIALAETEKELGLSITDEQIEELKAHSEDINYDVAKAREKEVRHDVMSHVYAYGVQCPKAKGIIHLGATSCYVGDNTDIIIMTEALKLVRKKLLNVLAELSGFAEKYKDLPTLAFTHFQPAQPTTVGKRATLWMMELKLDLDDLDYLIGSMRLLGSKGTTGTQASFLELFDGDHEKCRRLDARIAEKMGFEGCYPVSGQTYSRKVDSRVISVLAGIAQSAHKFSNDIRLLQHLKEVEEPFEKKQIGSSAMAYKRNPMRSERIASLANYVMSDMMNPMLVASTQWFERTLDDSANKRLSVPEGFLAVDGILDLYLNVVDGLVVYPKVIEKHLMAELPFMATENIMMDAVKAGGDRQELHERIRELSMEAGRNVKEKGLDNNLLELIAADPAFNLSLDELKKTMDPSRYVGRSPKQVEEFLEEVIKPLLEENEGELGLTAQINV; from the coding sequence ATGAGTGACCACGACAGATACGTAAGCCCTCTTTCCGAGCGCTATGCCAGCAGGGAGATGCAGTACATCTTCTCGCCTGATATGAAGTTTTGTACCTGGAGAAAGCTCTGGATTGCGCTGGCTGAGACAGAGAAGGAGCTGGGGCTTTCCATCACGGACGAGCAGATAGAGGAACTGAAGGCCCATTCAGAGGATATCAATTATGATGTGGCTAAGGCCAGGGAGAAGGAAGTCCGCCATGATGTCATGAGCCATGTCTATGCCTACGGTGTACAGTGCCCTAAGGCAAAGGGAATCATTCATCTGGGTGCTACCTCCTGTTACGTGGGAGATAATACGGATATTATCATCATGACTGAGGCCCTGAAGCTGGTGAGGAAGAAACTGCTCAACGTGCTGGCGGAGCTGTCCGGGTTCGCTGAAAAATACAAGGATCTGCCCACACTTGCGTTCACCCACTTCCAGCCGGCCCAGCCAACCACGGTTGGTAAACGCGCCACCCTGTGGATGATGGAGCTTAAGCTGGACCTGGATGACCTGGATTACCTTATCGGCTCCATGCGCCTTCTGGGTTCCAAGGGAACCACCGGCACCCAGGCCAGCTTCCTGGAGCTTTTTGACGGAGATCATGAGAAATGCCGCCGTCTGGATGCAAGGATTGCAGAGAAGATGGGATTTGAGGGCTGCTATCCTGTATCAGGCCAGACGTATTCCCGGAAGGTGGACAGCCGTGTTATAAGTGTCCTGGCAGGGATTGCCCAGAGCGCCCACAAGTTTTCCAATGACATCCGTCTTCTCCAGCACCTGAAGGAAGTGGAGGAGCCCTTTGAGAAGAAGCAAATCGGTTCATCCGCCATGGCATATAAGAGGAATCCCATGCGCAGCGAGCGCATTGCCTCCCTGGCCAACTATGTGATGAGCGATATGATGAATCCCATGCTGGTGGCGTCCACCCAGTGGTTTGAGAGAACCCTGGACGACTCAGCCAACAAGAGACTTTCCGTACCGGAAGGTTTTCTGGCAGTGGACGGTATCCTGGACCTGTACCTGAACGTGGTGGACGGCCTGGTGGTATATCCCAAGGTCATTGAAAAGCACCTGATGGCGGAGCTTCCCTTTATGGCCACAGAGAATATTATGATGGACGCGGTAAAGGCAGGAGGCGACCGTCAGGAACTCCATGAGCGGATTCGCGAGCTGTCCATGGAGGCGGGAAGAAATGTGAAGGAAAAGGGCCTGGATAACAACCTCCTGGAGCTGATAGCAGCTGACCCTGCCTTCAATCTTTCCCTGGATGAACTGAAAAAGACCATGGATCCGTCCCGTTATGTGGGCCGTTCACCAAAGCAGGTGGAGGAATTTCTGGAAGAGGTTATTAAGCCGCTTCTTGAGGAGAATGAGGGAGAGCTTGGGTTGACAGCGCAGATTAATGTCTGA
- a CDS encoding DUF11 domain-containing protein has translation MALINKLDNTASVTYGGNPINSNTVSTVLLLAPTLLKAVDKLTASIGDTLTYTVTVTNVGLNALTNLPFTDTIPAGATFVAGSFTVNGAAATPTVTSNTLTYTIPNIASLGTASIQFQVKVVGGTT, from the coding sequence GTGGCTCTAATAAATAAGCTTGATAATACTGCCAGCGTAACATATGGCGGTAATCCTATCAACAGCAATACTGTTTCAACGGTTTTGCTTCTCGCGCCAACGCTGCTTAAAGCGGTAGACAAGCTTACCGCCAGTATTGGCGATACCTTAACTTATACGGTTACAGTGACAAATGTGGGACTGAACGCTTTGACAAACTTGCCGTTCACGGATACAATTCCGGCGGGCGCCACCTTTGTGGCAGGTTCATTTACTGTGAATGGCGCTGCCGCCACACCAACGGTTACCAGTAATACGCTGACATACACTATTCCCAATATAGCATCCCTTGGAACAGCCAGTATCCAGTTTCAAGTTAAGGTTGTGGGAGGTACCACCTGA
- a CDS encoding LysR family transcriptional regulator → MNVNFEYYKVFYHVCAHGSLTAAAQELCISQPAVSQAVRQLEKEAGTKLFFRTSKGVQLTREGELLYHYVKPGVEELLEGGKMLERMLNMDVGEVRIGASDMTLQFYLLPYLEQFHREYPKIKVNVTNAPTPETIKSLEEGRIDFGVVTSPFTSRGTVRQFQVKAIRNVFIAGSSFRELEGRKLEYKELEAFPCIALEKNTSTRTFMDAFLAQQGTLLKPEFELAISDMIVQFARRNMGIGCVMEGFAEDAIMRGEVFRLKFKQEMPLRHMCVVTGESSLISVPGRRLLDMMACDQAAAEQPAGGR, encoded by the coding sequence ATGAATGTGAACTTTGAATACTATAAAGTATTTTACCATGTGTGCGCCCACGGCAGTCTTACAGCTGCCGCCCAGGAGCTGTGTATCTCCCAGCCGGCTGTAAGCCAGGCTGTGCGGCAGTTGGAAAAGGAAGCCGGGACAAAGCTGTTCTTCCGCACTTCCAAAGGTGTGCAGCTGACCCGGGAAGGGGAGCTTCTATACCACTATGTAAAGCCTGGAGTGGAGGAGCTGCTGGAAGGCGGGAAGATGCTGGAGCGGATGCTGAATATGGATGTGGGGGAAGTGCGGATTGGAGCCAGCGATATGACGCTGCAGTTTTATCTTCTTCCTTATCTGGAACAGTTCCACCGGGAATATCCCAAGATTAAGGTGAATGTTACCAATGCGCCCACCCCGGAAACCATCAAAAGCCTGGAAGAGGGCAGAATTGATTTTGGAGTCGTGACCTCCCCCTTTACCAGCAGAGGGACTGTCAGACAGTTTCAGGTCAAGGCCATACGCAATGTTTTCATAGCGGGCAGCAGCTTCCGGGAATTGGAAGGGCGCAAGCTGGAGTACAAGGAGCTGGAAGCCTTTCCGTGTATAGCGCTGGAAAAGAACACAAGCACCAGAACCTTTATGGACGCCTTTCTGGCACAGCAGGGAACACTGCTTAAGCCGGAATTTGAGCTGGCCATCAGCGATATGATTGTGCAGTTTGCCAGGCGCAACATGGGGATCGGGTGCGTCATGGAGGGATTTGCGGAGGATGCCATAATGAGAGGCGAGGTATTCCGGCTCAAATTCAAACAAGAGATGCCTCTCCGGCACATGTGCGTGGTAACGGGAGAGTCCAGCCTGATTTCCGTGCCGGGGCGCAGGCTGTTAGATATGATGGCCTGCGATCAGGCGGCGGCTGAGCAGCCGGCCGGCGGCAGATAA
- a CDS encoding adenylosuccinate synthase has protein sequence MVRAIVGANWGDEGKGKITDMLAKESDIIIRFQGGSNAGHTIINDYGKFALHLLPSGVFYQHTTSIIGNGVALNIPYLVQEIESLVERGVPKPRILVSDRAQILMPYHVLFDTYEEARLAGKSFGSTKSGIAPFYSDKYAKIGFQVSELFDQELLREKAYRVCELKNVILEHLYHKPLLDPEEIIKELLSYRDMVEPYVCDTSAYLHEAIKEGKKILLEGQLGSLKDPDHGIYPMVTSSSTLAAYGAIGAGIPPYEIKDITTVVKAYSSAVGAGAFVSEIFGDEADELRNRGGDGGEYGATTGRPRRVGWFDAVATRYGCRIQGTTEVAFTVLDVLGYLDEIPVCVGYEIDGQVTREFPTTAKLEKAKPVLTRLPGWKCDIRGIRKYGDLPENCRKYIEFVEKEIEAPISMVSNGPGRDDIIMRK, from the coding sequence ATGGTTAGAGCAATTGTAGGTGCTAACTGGGGTGACGAAGGAAAGGGTAAGATTACGGATATGCTTGCCAAGGAGTCTGACATTATCATCCGTTTCCAGGGCGGAAGTAATGCAGGCCATACCATTATCAATGATTACGGCAAGTTTGCCCTTCACCTTCTTCCATCCGGCGTGTTTTACCAGCATACCACCAGCATCATCGGCAATGGTGTGGCTCTCAATATTCCTTATCTGGTTCAGGAAATTGAGTCGCTGGTGGAGCGGGGCGTGCCAAAGCCCAGGATTCTGGTTTCGGACAGGGCCCAGATTCTCATGCCGTACCATGTGCTGTTTGACACCTACGAGGAAGCGCGTCTGGCCGGAAAGTCCTTTGGTTCCACCAAATCAGGTATCGCTCCCTTTTATTCGGATAAATATGCCAAAATTGGTTTCCAGGTCAGCGAGCTCTTTGACCAGGAGCTGCTGAGGGAAAAGGCATACAGGGTATGCGAACTGAAAAATGTAATTCTGGAGCATCTGTACCATAAACCTCTTCTGGATCCTGAAGAAATCATAAAGGAGCTCCTGAGTTACCGGGATATGGTTGAGCCGTATGTATGTGATACCTCCGCTTATCTCCATGAGGCCATTAAGGAGGGAAAGAAAATTCTGTTAGAGGGCCAGCTGGGCTCCCTTAAGGACCCGGACCACGGCATCTACCCCATGGTAACATCCTCCTCCACACTGGCTGCCTATGGAGCCATCGGCGCAGGCATTCCTCCTTATGAGATTAAGGATATTACCACTGTGGTTAAGGCATATTCCAGTGCGGTTGGCGCAGGAGCCTTTGTCAGTGAGATATTTGGAGACGAGGCAGATGAGCTTAGAAACCGGGGAGGCGACGGCGGAGAGTACGGCGCCACCACAGGAAGGCCCAGACGCGTGGGCTGGTTTGACGCAGTGGCTACCAGGTACGGCTGCCGGATTCAGGGCACCACGGAAGTGGCTTTTACTGTACTGGATGTGCTGGGGTATTTGGATGAGATACCGGTATGCGTAGGATATGAGATTGACGGACAGGTTACCAGGGAATTCCCTACCACGGCTAAGCTTGAGAAGGCCAAACCGGTTCTTACCAGACTGCCGGGCTGGAAGTGTGATATCCGCGGCATCAGGAAGTACGGGGATCTTCCGGAGAACTGCCGTAAATACATTGAGTTTGTGGAGAAGGAAATCGAGGCTCCCATCTCAATGGTGTCCAACGGACCGGGAAGAGACGACATCATTATGCGTAAATAG
- a CDS encoding MarR family winged helix-turn-helix transcriptional regulator, whose translation MEKKNQIQETISLIMKYNRQMYEYGKDFRSYGTDKMLRVDQMSIINLIGDNPKCNLKLIAQSTDSNISTVSLQVARLVKLGLLEKHRSSMNQREIVLSLSGEGMKAYEFHKKLDQNWSDTVESLLSGYTKEELAVINAFLHQLLTENPPM comes from the coding sequence ATGGAAAAAAAGAATCAAATCCAGGAAACCATATCATTAATCATGAAATATAACCGTCAGATGTATGAGTACGGCAAGGACTTCCGCAGCTACGGTACCGATAAGATGCTTCGCGTGGACCAAATGTCCATCATAAACCTGATTGGTGACAATCCCAAGTGCAATCTGAAGCTCATCGCCCAGTCCACTGACTCCAACATCTCCACCGTATCCCTTCAGGTGGCGCGCCTTGTAAAGCTGGGCCTGCTGGAAAAGCACCGTTCCAGCATGAACCAGAGAGAAATCGTCCTGAGCCTCAGCGGCGAGGGCATGAAGGCCTATGAATTCCACAAGAAACTGGACCAGAACTGGTCTGACACCGTGGAGTCCCTGCTCTCAGGGTATACAAAAGAAGAACTGGCCGTCATCAACGCCTTTCTCCACCAGCTTCTGACCGAGAATCCTCCCATGTAG
- a CDS encoding DUF819 domain-containing protein, translating to MLVTSGLSFVAALLAINAFVFWIVKKYPLKIYKFLPPVIIVFLIVVCCNTFGVWSFSNKAVSSMRSNILEYMVPFMVFCIAVQCDFKKMVKIGPKLLAVFLCTTLSICIGMVVVYKCFAGPLGLQQIPQSFGTWTASFTGGIENLYAVAGAVGLSDENLANVLLLINLIFRPWMTILIVMVPFAARFNKWTGGKPEEIDVIASRLDETKREKQIPTSLDLFMIMGVGLVIVAFGFHMGDFLGALIPAVPAQVWLYLMVTAIGVIIGTTTEFGYINGLELIGGTLAIFALSVSSSNVDLRSFANAGVFFLSGVTVLLIHVIIMFLVAKLMKVDLCTLGIASIANIGGVSSAPVVAAAYGKSYQSISVIMAAIGSMIGTFVGLGMCNLLLMMG from the coding sequence ATGTTAGTAACATCAGGATTAAGTTTTGTAGCAGCATTATTGGCCATTAATGCATTTGTGTTCTGGATTGTAAAGAAGTACCCCTTAAAGATTTATAAGTTCCTGCCGCCGGTCATTATTGTATTCCTGATCGTTGTGTGCTGCAATACCTTTGGTGTATGGTCTTTCAGCAATAAGGCCGTCAGCTCCATGAGGAGCAATATCCTGGAATACATGGTTCCCTTCATGGTATTCTGTATCGCGGTGCAGTGTGATTTCAAGAAGATGGTAAAGATAGGTCCCAAGCTGCTGGCCGTATTCCTGTGCACCACCCTGAGTATCTGCATTGGCATGGTGGTGGTATATAAGTGCTTTGCCGGTCCTCTGGGACTGCAGCAGATTCCCCAGTCCTTCGGCACATGGACCGCCAGCTTTACGGGAGGCATTGAAAACCTGTACGCGGTTGCCGGGGCAGTGGGGCTGAGCGATGAGAACCTGGCCAATGTACTGCTGCTGATTAACCTGATATTCCGTCCCTGGATGACCATATTGATTGTCATGGTTCCCTTTGCCGCCAGGTTTAATAAGTGGACAGGCGGAAAACCCGAGGAAATAGATGTGATTGCCTCAAGGCTTGATGAGACAAAGAGGGAAAAGCAGATTCCTACTTCTCTGGATCTGTTCATGATTATGGGTGTGGGCCTTGTGATTGTGGCGTTCGGCTTCCATATGGGCGACTTTTTAGGAGCGCTGATACCCGCAGTGCCCGCCCAGGTATGGCTGTATCTTATGGTGACAGCCATCGGCGTCATCATCGGCACCACCACGGAATTCGGCTATATAAACGGTCTGGAGCTGATAGGAGGAACGCTGGCTATCTTTGCCCTTTCCGTATCATCCTCCAATGTGGACTTAAGGAGCTTTGCCAATGCAGGCGTATTCTTCCTGTCCGGCGTGACTGTGCTTCTGATACATGTAATCATCATGTTCCTGGTGGCAAAGCTTATGAAGGTAGATTTGTGTACACTGGGAATTGCAAGCATCGCCAATATCGGCGGCGTGTCGTCGGCACCGGTGGTTGCGGCTGCTTATGGTAAATCCTATCAGTCTATCTCCGTTATCATGGCAGCTATCGGCTCCATGATTGGAACCTTTGTGGGCCTGGGCATGTGTAACCTGCTGCTTATGATGGGGTAG